A single genomic interval of Deltaproteobacteria bacterium harbors:
- a CDS encoding TlpA family protein disulfide reductase: MGEKIIHIGEEWDKEGIKITPEEKEMDQGDPYMRLIEEALGFQRKSNTPFLGGMSLSKAAVFVSAMYNVEICTHNFCDFSEDLNRAEEAAKNIGEPVLTAYKNRLARFYEFALSELQSRTKEGFGNETVKYVEKHLAWLDRFAVRAGKAPLDAEKKKAILMDALTSDARDSYVTVLCTAGGGWAEEAAKAYEILRQLKAAKTRVNSVSLGTPFEVDADNIVRQQDLILFENYIRETAAAKKINDDARNYAFDTGILPSAELEEPKDVEKRYSKAIQAAIERLTPKGSGEERRATESAGGGGDEPPARTPAPVLSVGEQAPMFGPMKLHNPQEAGMTSFTLSRYVGEEPDGDTKGVLISFFATWCGSCKKELLVLVQLSEKYKSRGLQVVSIAIDKDEEAFPAIRDLVTKNHITFPIVMDRFNMLARRYFGEQTSLPSIFLVRRDGTIVLMEQRYNEDVSAILTSSVEKLVGK; encoded by the coding sequence TTGGGAGAAAAAATCATTCACATCGGGGAGGAATGGGACAAAGAGGGGATAAAGATTACCCCGGAAGAAAAAGAGATGGATCAGGGCGATCCTTACATGAGACTGATTGAAGAGGCGCTGGGGTTTCAAAGAAAATCCAACACCCCTTTTCTTGGAGGCATGTCGCTTTCCAAAGCGGCTGTTTTTGTGAGTGCCATGTACAATGTCGAAATCTGTACCCATAATTTTTGTGATTTTTCCGAGGATTTGAATCGCGCCGAGGAAGCAGCGAAAAATATAGGCGAGCCTGTCCTGACCGCATATAAAAATCGATTGGCGAGGTTTTATGAATTCGCATTGAGTGAACTTCAAAGTAGAACCAAGGAAGGCTTTGGTAATGAAACTGTAAAATATGTGGAAAAGCATTTGGCATGGTTGGACCGCTTTGCAGTTCGTGCCGGAAAAGCGCCTCTTGATGCCGAAAAAAAGAAGGCCATCCTGATGGATGCTTTGACCAGCGACGCCCGGGATTCATATGTGACTGTTCTGTGTACCGCAGGGGGAGGATGGGCAGAAGAGGCGGCAAAGGCCTACGAGATACTTAGACAGTTAAAGGCCGCAAAAACCCGTGTTAATTCGGTTTCGCTTGGTACGCCATTTGAGGTGGATGCGGATAACATTGTACGGCAACAAGATCTCATACTTTTTGAAAATTACATCCGCGAAACAGCCGCCGCTAAAAAAATCAATGATGATGCCCGTAACTATGCCTTTGACACAGGCATTCTCCCGTCCGCGGAACTTGAAGAACCCAAAGACGTTGAAAAAAGATATTCAAAAGCTATACAGGCGGCCATTGAACGTTTAACGCCTAAAGGGAGCGGTGAAGAACGGAGAGCAACTGAATCGGCAGGGGGTGGTGGAGACGAACCTCCGGCGAGAACTCCGGCTCCCGTCTTAAGTGTGGGAGAGCAAGCGCCGATGTTCGGGCCGATGAAACTCCATAATCCGCAAGAAGCCGGAATGACTTCTTTTACTTTAAGTCGTTACGTTGGAGAGGAGCCCGATGGCGATACAAAAGGTGTTTTGATCTCCTTTTTTGCCACATGGTGCGGGTCCTGCAAAAAGGAACTTCTCGTTCTTGTGCAATTAAGTGAAAAATATAAATCTAGGGGATTACAGGTCGTGTCAATTGCCATTGATAAGGATGAAGAGGCTTTCCCTGCCATTCGTGATCTGGTAACTAAAAATCATATTACGTTCCCAATCGTTATGGATCGTTTTAACATGCTTGCGCGGCGTTATTTTGGCGAACAGACGTCGCTCCCGTCCATTTTTCTTGTCAGGCGGGACGGCACAATTGTCTTGATGGAACAGAGATATAACGAAGACGTGTCTGCCATTCTTACATCAAGCGTTGAAAAACTGGTTGGGAAGTAA